A window of the Pongo abelii isolate AG06213 chromosome 10, NHGRI_mPonAbe1-v2.0_pri, whole genome shotgun sequence genome harbors these coding sequences:
- the MRPL42 gene encoding large ribosomal subunit protein mL42 isoform X1: protein MAVAAVKWVMSKRTILKHLFPVQNGALYCVCHKSTYSPLPDDYNCSVELALTSDGRTIVCYHPSVDIPYEHTKPIPRPDPVHNNEETHDQVLKTRLEEKVEHLEEGPMIEQLSKMFFTTKHRWYPHGRYLSSNLVSTSSVMAFSTCFFPACSILLQSVLSIHNQITLKVCNLTETRLKTGRLGVLKLSMLSLDICV from the exons ATGGCTGTAGCTGCAGTAAAATGGGTGATGTCAAAGAGAACTATCTTGAAACATTTATTTCCAGTCCAAA ATGGAGCTTTATATTGTGTTTGTCATAAATCTACGTATTCTCCTCTACCAGATGACTATAATTG CAGCGTAGAGCTTGCTCTGACTTCTGATGGCAGGACGATAGTATGCTACCACCCTTCCGTGGACATTCCGTATGAACACACAAAA CCTATCCCTCGGCCAGATCCTGTGCATAATAATGAAGAAACACATGATCAAGTGCTGAAAACCAGATTGGAAGAAAAAGTTGAACACCTTGAGGAAGGACCTATGATAGAACAACTTAGCAAAATGTTCTTTACTACTAAGCACCGTTGGTATCCTCATGGAcg GTATTTGAGTTCAAACCTTGTTTCAACTTCTTCTGTAATGGCTTTCAGTACCTGTTTCTTTCCTGCATGTTCCATATTGCTACAATCTGTTTTAAGCATTCATAACCAAATCACTCTAAAGGTATGTAACTTGACGGAGACAAGACTGAAGACAGGGAGACTAGGAGTCTTAAAACTGAGCATGTTATCTTTAGACATTTGTGTCTAG
- the MRPL42 gene encoding large ribosomal subunit protein mL42 isoform X3, with amino-acid sequence MAVAAVKWVMSKRTILKHLFPVQNGALYCVCHKSTYSPLPDDYNCSVELALTSDGRTIVCYHPSVDIPYEHTKPIPRPDPVHNNEETHDQVLKTRLEEKVEHLEEGPMIEQLSKMFFTTKHRWYPHGRYHRCRKNLNPPKDR; translated from the exons ATGGCTGTAGCTGCAGTAAAATGGGTGATGTCAAAGAGAACTATCTTGAAACATTTATTTCCAGTCCAAA ATGGAGCTTTATATTGTGTTTGTCATAAATCTACGTATTCTCCTCTACCAGATGACTATAATTG CAGCGTAGAGCTTGCTCTGACTTCTGATGGCAGGACGATAGTATGCTACCACCCTTCCGTGGACATTCCGTATGAACACACAAAA CCTATCCCTCGGCCAGATCCTGTGCATAATAATGAAGAAACACATGATCAAGTGCTGAAAACCAGATTGGAAGAAAAAGTTGAACACCTTGAGGAAGGACCTATGATAGAACAACTTAGCAAAATGTTCTTTACTACTAAGCACCGTTGGTATCCTCATGGAcg gtATCACAGATGTCGTAAGAACCTGAATCCTCCAAAAGACAGATGA
- the MRPL42 gene encoding large ribosomal subunit protein mL42 isoform X2: MAVAAVKWVMSKRTILKHLFPVQNGALYCVCHKSTYSPLPDDYNCVELALTSDGRTIVCYHPSVDIPYEHTKPIPRPDPVHNNEETHDQVLKTRLEEKVEHLEEGPMIEQLSKMFFTTKHRWYPHGRYLSSNLVSTSSVMAFSTCFFPACSILLQSVLSIHNQITLKVCNLTETRLKTGRLGVLKLSMLSLDICV; encoded by the exons ATGGCTGTAGCTGCAGTAAAATGGGTGATGTCAAAGAGAACTATCTTGAAACATTTATTTCCAGTCCAAA ATGGAGCTTTATATTGTGTTTGTCATAAATCTACGTATTCTCCTCTACCAGATGACTATAATTG CGTAGAGCTTGCTCTGACTTCTGATGGCAGGACGATAGTATGCTACCACCCTTCCGTGGACATTCCGTATGAACACACAAAA CCTATCCCTCGGCCAGATCCTGTGCATAATAATGAAGAAACACATGATCAAGTGCTGAAAACCAGATTGGAAGAAAAAGTTGAACACCTTGAGGAAGGACCTATGATAGAACAACTTAGCAAAATGTTCTTTACTACTAAGCACCGTTGGTATCCTCATGGAcg GTATTTGAGTTCAAACCTTGTTTCAACTTCTTCTGTAATGGCTTTCAGTACCTGTTTCTTTCCTGCATGTTCCATATTGCTACAATCTGTTTTAAGCATTCATAACCAAATCACTCTAAAGGTATGTAACTTGACGGAGACAAGACTGAAGACAGGGAGACTAGGAGTCTTAAAACTGAGCATGTTATCTTTAGACATTTGTGTCTAG
- the MRPL42 gene encoding large ribosomal subunit protein mL42 isoform X4 — MAVAAVKWVMSKRTILKHLFPVQNGALYCVCHKSTYSPLPDDYNCVELALTSDGRTIVCYHPSVDIPYEHTKPIPRPDPVHNNEETHDQVLKTRLEEKVEHLEEGPMIEQLSKMFFTTKHRWYPHGRYHRCRKNLNPPKDR, encoded by the exons ATGGCTGTAGCTGCAGTAAAATGGGTGATGTCAAAGAGAACTATCTTGAAACATTTATTTCCAGTCCAAA ATGGAGCTTTATATTGTGTTTGTCATAAATCTACGTATTCTCCTCTACCAGATGACTATAATTG CGTAGAGCTTGCTCTGACTTCTGATGGCAGGACGATAGTATGCTACCACCCTTCCGTGGACATTCCGTATGAACACACAAAA CCTATCCCTCGGCCAGATCCTGTGCATAATAATGAAGAAACACATGATCAAGTGCTGAAAACCAGATTGGAAGAAAAAGTTGAACACCTTGAGGAAGGACCTATGATAGAACAACTTAGCAAAATGTTCTTTACTACTAAGCACCGTTGGTATCCTCATGGAcg gtATCACAGATGTCGTAAGAACCTGAATCCTCCAAAAGACAGATGA
- the MRPL42 gene encoding large ribosomal subunit protein mL42 (The RefSeq protein has 1 substitution compared to this genomic sequence), whose product MGDVKENYLETFISSPNVELAVTSDGRTIVCYHPSVDIPYEHTKPIPRPDPVHNNEETHDQVLKTRLEEKVEHLEEGPMIEQLSKMFFTTKHRWYPHGRYHRCRKNLNPPKDR is encoded by the exons ATGGGTGATGTCAAAGAGAACTATCTTGAAACATTTATTTCCAGTCCAAA CGTAGAGCTTGCTCTGACTTCTGATGGCAGGACGATAGTATGCTACCACCCTTCCGTGGACATTCCGTATGAACACACAAAA CCTATCCCTCGGCCAGATCCTGTGCATAATAATGAAGAAACACATGATCAAGTGCTGAAAACCAGATTGGAAGAAAAAGTTGAACACCTTGAGGAAGGACCTATGATAGAACAACTTAGCAAAATGTTCTTTACTACTAAGCACCGTTGGTATCCTCATGGAcg gtATCACAGATGTCGTAAGAACCTGAATCCTCCAAAAGACAGATGA